The sequence below is a genomic window from Corvus moneduloides isolate bCorMon1 chromosome 24, bCorMon1.pri, whole genome shotgun sequence.
CTGCTCAGGCAGAGCAGCGGGACATTGATATGGTATGATTTATGATATGATGAGATAGATACGATATGATGAGATagatatgatatgatatgatatgatatgatgATATGATTGATATGATATGACAAGAaagttggagagggactttttacaagagcatgtagtgacaggtcaaggggaatggcttcccagtgccagagggcagggatggatgggatattgggaaggaattgttccctgtgagggtggggaggccctgacacagggtgcccagagaagctgtggctgctccatccctggaagtgtcccaggccaggatggacagggctgggagcagcctgggataatggaaggtgtccctgcccatggcaaaggcTGGAACAAGATGTTATTTAGGATCcattccagcccaaaccattttTTGACATTTACCTTGCTGTGACCAAAATCTCCCTCCACCTGGGTGCACCAGGGTGTCTCTTGGACACCCGTGTTCCAGCTGTGTGGCTGCCTTCAGCAACAACTCTCTCGCAGGTGACAGTGGAAGATTTTGAAGTGGTGTGCCGAGGTCTGTACCGGGCGCTGTGCATCCGGGAGAAGCACATGCAGCAGTCGGTGCAGAGGTTCCCCAAGACGCCCTCGCAGTACCTGCGTGCCATCGAGGGCGAGCCCTGGAAACCCAGTGACATCGGCCCAGGTACCTCCAGGCACCCCAGGGGCTTCTTCTGGCTTCAGTACGGGGCAGGGCTCAGGAAAGGGCTGTGGAAGGCACTTGCCCAGGCCTCCTCCTAGGTGTCACAGTGGTGGGGTGCCCCTCCTGCTGTGTGCGGTGGGGGAGCAAGGCAGGCCTGGGAGGTTTGGGCCGGCAGCCTTATAGAATTCTCCTTTTGGTGCAGTGTTCACCCCGCCAGTGAAGGATGGACAGGATCCCTTCGACACTGGGAATCTCCCCGAGGACCTGGGATACCATGTCCAGATGAAGGATGGGATAGTTTATGTCTATGCAGACAAGGCAGCGGCTGAGAGAAATGAGCCAAAGGACCTGCCCTACCCCAGCCTCGAGCACTTCATGGATGACATGAACTTCCTCTTGGTCCTGATTGCACAGGGGCCTGTGTAAGTGCACAACCCACCAGGTCCTGCCTCAGTGGGCAGAGGGAGGTCAGGGCAGCCCCCTCCCTGTcctgggaagagggaggaacCTGCTGATGACACACCTGGCTGCCCAAGTGTCCTTGGCCCTTGTCAGCCCTCTTGACTTGTGTCTTAAGCAAAGCAGCACTCAGGGATTGGAGACAGGACCTGCAGGTAAGCTCCCAGCTGGCCAGAGCTCTGTAATAGAGCCAGGGGAGGCACCTTagggaagcagggctgggcagcatAAGCTCCTCCACCCCAGGCAGaatctgtgtccctgtgccaagGGGTAAGGAGCCCAGTGATTGTTCTGCCCTTTGCTCTCACCAGGAAGACCTACGCTCACCGGCGCCTCAAGTTCCTCTCATCCAAGTTCCAAGTGCATGAAATGCTCAATGAGATGGAGGAGATGAAGGAGCTGAAGAACAACCCCCACCGGGACTTCTACAACTGCAGAAAGGTAAAGGGCAAGGCTTAGAGCCCCAGGGACCCTGGAGAGGAGCTGTCACAGTGCCTGTCCCTCCCCGGGAACTGGATGTTGGAGTCCCTGTCTGTAGCAGCAGCATTGCTCCTGTGAATGGGAATGTGCTCCCTGTGATGCTCTTGGCAAAGCTGTGCCCTCTGGTTGTGTTCACCTGCTGAGCTGACCCCTGCTCCCCACACAACATGCTCACCTGAGGGGTCTGTTTACCTCCCTGGGATGGTACCCCAGCATCCCAACTTGAAGCTGTCCCTCTGTTGTCCCAGGTGGACACACACATCCATGCTGCAGCCTGCATGAACCAGAAGCACCTTCTGCGTTTCATCAAGAAATCCTACCATGTGGATGCCAACCGCGTGGTCTACAATGCCAAGGGCAAACAGCTCACCCTgaaacagcttttccagcagctcaaCCTGCACCCCTACGACCTGACAGTGGATTCCCTGGATGTTCATGCTGTAAGTGGTCAGACATTTACTGTAAGATCACTCTTGGGCCACTCTCGCCCCCCATGGCTTTTCCCTGTGCACCCACACATGTTGTGTGCATTAACATTTGTGTCAGGGTACGGCAGCTCCTGGCTTTCCCATTTTGGGTGGTTTGGCtcagtccctgctccctgccaaaCTGTGAGGGCAGTATTTGAGCCTGATCGCCCTGCTCCAGGGCCGGCAGACATTCCAGCGCTTTGACAAGTTCAATGACAAGTACAACCCCGTGGGGGCCAGCGAGCTGCGGGACCTCTATCTGAAGACAGAGAACGCCATCAACGGCGAGTATTTTGCCACCATCATCAAGGTATGGACAGAGGGGAGGAGAACAGGGTGaagctgtggtgctgctgtggcttcCCTTGCCATGGTGTGCTCTGGTTTGCAGGAGGTTGGCTCTGACCTGGAGGATGCCAAGTACCAGCACACGGAGCCCCGGCTCTCGATCTACGGGCGGTCACCTGAGGAGTGGGCCAACCTGGCCAAGTGGTTCAACACCCACCGGGTCTATTCCCCCAACATGAAGTGGATGATCCAAGTCCCCAGGATTTAGTACgtgctgtggggctgagggagcaCTGTGCCTTACAGATCCCTCATCCCTGAAAGGGTTTGGGGACAGTGGGCCATGTTGTCCCTCTGGTTACCAACTAATCCCTGTTTCTGTCCACAGTGATGTGTTCAGGTCTAAGAATTTCCTCCCCCACTTtgggaaaatgctggaaaacatATTTGTTCCTGTGTTTGAGGCAACTGTCAATCCCCAAGCCCACAAAGAGCTGAGTGTCTTTCTACGCCACGTGAGTGTCACCTGCTGATGTTGTCAGGTGTGGGGAGAACTCGCATTCCTGTTTGTGCACAAGAAATGGGGTATTGGCCCTGACATGGAAAATGGCATCAGTTGGCTCGTGGTCCTTCTGCCTCATTCTGGGAAGGCCAGAAGTGCAGGGAGGGGTCAGActccctgggctggctgctgtggTGCTGAGAATTGCTGCCCACTCACCTCCTGGAGAGGTGTGAGCTTTATTCCCAGTCCTGGACAGTGCTTGGGGGGTTGTGAGGAGTGAGGTCTGCAGCCTTGCCCAACCCTGCCCTCGGGGAGCACAGGGGTACAGCTGGGCTCTGGTGAGCTGTGGTGGGGCCGAGTGAACCCACCTGGGCATGATGAGGTGCAGAGTGTGAGATGCACTTTTTTGTTCCCTTGCCAAGCAGATCACGGGCTT
It includes:
- the AMPD1 gene encoding AMP deaminase 1 isoform X1, producing MSRVRIPAEHKEMDESMRSFAEKVFASEVKDEEVRGEISHFDVEDICPISRQEMTLHMMLQETSAMVEKRRKKLIHQKTIAPAVSVAPRSVPSQAATDEANSTCPQYQTVPDFQRVQITGDYASGVTVEDFEVVCRGLYRALCIREKHMQQSVQRFPKTPSQYLRAIEGEPWKPSDIGPVFTPPVKDGQDPFDTGNLPEDLGYHVQMKDGIVYVYADKAAAERNEPKDLPYPSLEHFMDDMNFLLVLIAQGPVKTYAHRRLKFLSSKFQVHEMLNEMEEMKELKNNPHRDFYNCRKVDTHIHAAACMNQKHLLRFIKKSYHVDANRVVYNAKGKQLTLKQLFQQLNLHPYDLTVDSLDVHAGRQTFQRFDKFNDKYNPVGASELRDLYLKTENAINGEYFATIIKEVGSDLEDAKYQHTEPRLSIYGRSPEEWANLAKWFNTHRVYSPNMKWMIQVPRIYDVFRSKNFLPHFGKMLENIFVPVFEATVNPQAHKELSVFLRHITGFDSVDDESKHSGHMFSTKSPKPEEWTSQKNPSYTYYIYYMYANILVLNNLRRQRGMNTFLFRPHCGEAGAITHLLAAFMTADNISHGLNLKKSPVLQYLYFLAQIPIAMSPLSNNSLFLEYAKNPLLDFHQKGLMVSLSTDDPMQFHYTKEPLMEEYAIAAQVFKLSTCDMCEIARNSVLQCGLSHEEKVKFLGENYREDGPEGNDIRKTNVAQIRVAYRYETWCYELNLIAEGLKNE
- the AMPD1 gene encoding AMP deaminase 1 isoform X2, with the protein product MSRVRIPEMDESMRSFAEKVFASEVKDEEVRGEISHFDVEDICPISRQEMTLHMMLQETSAMVEKRRKKLIHQKTIAPAVSVAPRSVPSQAATDEANSTCPQYQTVPDFQRVQITGDYASGVTVEDFEVVCRGLYRALCIREKHMQQSVQRFPKTPSQYLRAIEGEPWKPSDIGPVFTPPVKDGQDPFDTGNLPEDLGYHVQMKDGIVYVYADKAAAERNEPKDLPYPSLEHFMDDMNFLLVLIAQGPVKTYAHRRLKFLSSKFQVHEMLNEMEEMKELKNNPHRDFYNCRKVDTHIHAAACMNQKHLLRFIKKSYHVDANRVVYNAKGKQLTLKQLFQQLNLHPYDLTVDSLDVHAGRQTFQRFDKFNDKYNPVGASELRDLYLKTENAINGEYFATIIKEVGSDLEDAKYQHTEPRLSIYGRSPEEWANLAKWFNTHRVYSPNMKWMIQVPRIYDVFRSKNFLPHFGKMLENIFVPVFEATVNPQAHKELSVFLRHITGFDSVDDESKHSGHMFSTKSPKPEEWTSQKNPSYTYYIYYMYANILVLNNLRRQRGMNTFLFRPHCGEAGAITHLLAAFMTADNISHGLNLKKSPVLQYLYFLAQIPIAMSPLSNNSLFLEYAKNPLLDFHQKGLMVSLSTDDPMQFHYTKEPLMEEYAIAAQVFKLSTCDMCEIARNSVLQCGLSHEEKVKFLGENYREDGPEGNDIRKTNVAQIRVAYRYETWCYELNLIAEGLKNE